The genomic stretch AGCAATTGTTGGGTGCAAAACAAACTTCAAGTGACTTTAAGAACTACAGACCTCCACAACATTAATCATCCCAAAGGAAGCAATAAACGAATTTAAGGAATTCATTCAAACATATGGTAGTTACCTCTGTGCGACCAGGCATGATAGGCTTCCCTGCCAACAACTCAGCTAAAATGCAACCAGCACTCCAGAGGTCCACACCTACACCATAATCAGTGGCCCCAAGAAGAAGTTCTGGAGGTCGGTACCATAAAGTAACCACCCTACTAGTCATAGGCTGCTTGTGATTAGGATCAAAGAAGGAAGCCAATCCAAAATCAGCTATCTTCAGAACTCCTTCGTTGTCAATTAAAAGATTAGACCCCTTTATATCACGATGCAGCACATTCCGTTTGTGACAGTGTTCAAGCCCAGATAACAGCTGGTGCATATAACATTTGACCTGCcatattcataatatatatgaaatagGAAACAACATGGCCTCCTTACGATAACTGGCCAACGGATTAAAATTTACCCAGGCATAGATATCTTGGACTATCTAACAAAAGCCGGCAAAGCAAGACTGGCAATACCTGAGCTTCTGTGAACTTGATTCCCGGGCTCGCAGCAAGACCGGCCAAATCATGCTCCATATATTCAAACACAAGGTACAGACTACACGTCATCCTCGAAGTCACCAGGCCTTCCAATTTTACAACATTTGGATTATTTAAACGGCGCAGGATGAGAATCTCTCTGGCCATGAACTTTACACTCTCAGGCTCCAAATTGTCAAATCGAACCTTCTTCAATGCAACAATCTTCCCCGTCAAAGTATCCCTCGCTTTGTACACATTACTGTACGTACCTTGCCCAATCTAATCATGACAGATACAAACAcagatttaatgaaaataaagagattaCTAAACTAACCATATCTCCTTTAAAAAATTaggtttatttgatttttccaAAAAGTCAAGTTAACCATATTCCGAAATTGTGGACCATTTCTTATTTATAGAAACCTAAACAATTCCTTTCCATCTCTTTCCCTACATTTTCTTAACAATCATCAAAATAAGGAAACTCACGCACGTATTCAAACTGAAATTATAGTAACTTGTTAGAATATTgattaaaaattatgaaattctctcttcgaaccttgactctaCACTGTACCTCACATTAAGTAACAACAGATCGCTTACCTTATCAAGCTTCTCGAAGGTGTCGGCCCGCCGCGGCGTCCACCCATTGATGGCTTCTCCAGCGACGGCAGAGAGCCAGGAGGGCCAGCCGGCGGCGACCTGCTCGCCGTGCAGGTGCTTCGGCGGATTGCTAAGGCGCGGATTCGGCCTCGGCCTCCCCGACCGCCTCCGCGACTTCACActcctctcctcctcctcattCTCCTTCCGATTCCCACCGTTTGGAGCCTCAGCAACCTCAGACTCGGCTCTCTCCGCTCTCTCAGCCCTAACCTCCTCGTTCCTCTCCTCCTCCACCGAGCTCGGCCTCGCCGATACCTCTCTCCCGAACACACACCCCATCTCGCTCTCTCATCGACTCATTTTCTCACCGCATTTCCCTCACTTTCTCTCCATCCAAACACAATCCCGAAACCCTAATGCGtgtaaaaaaaaaggttgagagagagagagagagagagagagatttgagtGATTCCAGAATGCGCATACGCTAATTGAAGAGAGTGAAGCTTTTGCGAGACAAAAGTGTGGGAGAGCAATGATTTGAAGTCAAAAAAAACACCCAGCTATAATACTCTCAACAAAGGAAAAGCTAGAGAGTACAGTAAAATAACACTAGCTTTTTGTGTTTGTGAGTCTTGagagtgtttttctttttttttatgaggaTTTTAGGGAAAATTCAAGTCCTCCGTTGGACTTTTCAGTCGGGATTCAAAGATCTCTGTACCAAAAGAATGTATAAGAAAGAGCAAAGAATATCGGatccctctctcttctttctggTCTTTGTATTTTTGACCACCTGACAGAGCGAGCGAGCGAGCTATACACACTACACACAGCCAGTGAGCCAGGTAAGTCAAATTGTCCTTCTCAATATGGGGGTGATTCGGTAGGGGGAAGCTTCGATGGTGTACGTGAAGCGAACCAATAAGTTGTCGCCACGTCAAGGAAAGGCCTGAGAGTTGTTGTGTCTGCGTTTGATAGAGTTTTGTTTTGATGTGGCGAACTGTAATTGGCGGTAGTCGGTGGGAAGGTGCCGTGGGTTCCACACCCTCCTGAGAAACGTCGCACCAATACGGCAATACGGTTCACTATTTGCTCGTGAGCTgaaaacaagggaaaaaaaatctgGTTGATAATAGTTTTTAAGGGCTCGTTGGTTTTAGGACCATGGTTGAGATTTGGACtgactttattattttattaaaaatttcgCTTGAGATTTgggctttttaaaaaataaaataaaagagggtatgtatgtatgtatgtattatgtCTTAATGAGGAAGGAATGTAGCTAAAAATCCTTTTCAAATCATGGTATgtgaaacataaacaaaaagcTAGTTCTATGAATTgcaccaaaagaaaaagggagagtTTTGTGGGAAAGCAATTAAAAGACAAGCAAGAGGATATGGCGCAATCAAAAGTTTCCTCCATCGAGCAGCAAATGTGTACTGCTGACGTTGGAATTCAAAGGATTGGCTTGCATTTGACTTGTAATTGAGATAGAGATAAGTTACCTAATATGGCAACTATTATAAAAATAGAGATCTTCAGTAATTTTGTTACTTTTTGTGTTGTCAATTGGTACATAATTTAACTTTGCATGATTTTTATGTATTAACTCAATTGTTTTTCAGCTTCGGTCTAAACTTCAGATAGCAACTCAGATATCTAGCTTGTAGATGGATGGAcgacccaaaaaaatatttgagcaTGTGAACCTCGTCTGAGTTTTCTTGTAATTGCTGCTCAAGTTATTAgtaatttagattaaaaaaaaaattggtcaagaTCCCAAATACAAACTGATAAGCCCATCTGAAAAAGATTGAGATATTTAAAATAAGGGACAAAGACTAAGAAACAAGGTTGTTAAGGTGGGTGAGCTTATGCTGACCATGGGAGGATAGATCACACTTCACGATGATGTTGTTATTCCATAATAAAGTAGGTTGGATGAAAACGAAATGAAAGGGACAATTAGGAGCTTAATTAGATGTCTTTATGGCAGCAAAATCAGTGACTAGTGAtttataaagaagaaaattactTCAAGCTGTATAAACAGCTTGGAGAAGCCTTAATTCTGTGGAAGAATCTGCATGAGCTTTGTGGTGATGAAGCCATGCTTAGAGCATTAATGCTTATTTGAATGCTTTGACAGATGAATTCCTCGACAGGTTTTTATAGTTGAGCAGTTGAGCtgctcttttttttgttgagaaaaagGTATCCGGATATTGGTTTcatgtttttcactttttttattcttttaactGATAATaagaacagaaaaataaatgagggtAGTcgttttagatttaaatatagGGGAAAGTACTTTTTGTCGCATGAACTACAATGCCTTGGTCTTTTcttcccatgaactaccaactgtgaCACTCGACCCccataaactattattttgtgtcaaaaaccccatttcgtcagtcaaaggctATTCGGACGGCCTATCCGTCACTTTGCCCTCATAAATTACAACTCATTGTCACTTTGATCGTCTGAATTAACgtctttgactgacagaataaaggtttgggcacaaaatggtagtttataGGGTTGAGTGtcacagttggtagttcataAAGGCAAAGTGAAAATGCGTTGTAGTTTATAGGGGCAAAATGTACTTTCCGATTCAAGAAAGAAACTAAATCtgtttatgtgttttatttatttttattttattttttaggggaTGGAAGGTGGATGGAGTTGGATCAAAATCATGATatcaaatgtaaaataaagggaaaaaagaaaaaagaaaagtaaagtcACAATCAAATTAGGAAGAGTATGCTTAAGCAACTTCACCGAATCACCATACTTGGTTGATTACGTTTACAACGATATAATTATTTAAGTACGATGTTTAATTTAGTCTTGGGACACAGATTATTAGGTGAAGAAAAAGGTTTTTTGTTGCAGTGCATTTGTTAAAAGCGAGATTTAAGAACATTTTGGCTTGTCTTAGAACAACATTGTAAACACGAAAAGAGCTTATCAAGGCCTCCACAAAAATGGTGGCTTTAACAAGGCCATTGGCAACCGCTCTTCTAAACATCACTTCGTTATTTAAAGAGTCCGTCCGGACGGCACTTAGCACCCGTACAACATCACATATTGCTTTAGTGGTTTTGTCAATAACTGTAATGCTCTGGCTTTTAAATAACAAAGCCGTGAGCGACAATATTTAATTTTACATGTAATACTACTACATCAAAGTTGTTGTATAAactctaattaaataaatataaacattGTGTTATTAGATCTTAAATTCACGCTAAAGCAATAATTAAACATGTGTCACATGCAGCGAACAAGCAAATATAACCAAATTGTTTATACAAATACAAGGCAAGCAAACAAGTAGCGAAAGATAGATTAAACATAATAATCTATCATAACAAATTGCCTCATCCATAGATATTAGAATTGGCATATAGATCATGGTGGTCCTGACCTTCATCCTCTGTACTTGCATCTtgcatatacatatatgtgATTGTGGAAATTACAATTACATAGGCAGATAGGTGAGTCAACGGTCTTAACAAGTATAAGGATTACTGATTTCGTCTAGAGCctttattaagaaaatatcatcctcatataattataatattaatcttTGAATGCAGagtcttctttatcttcatttcACTCCTCTTATTTAGAGTTATAACTCGGTtaacgggtttttttttttttagccataACTACCACCATATAAAGCTTATTGGGTTTTTTTACCAATAGCCATAACTCCCCAGCTTGTTTATCATTAATACTAGCACATAACCTGCGCGCTATGCGCTAaattctttattataatttgatttcaaaatttaaacacatttcatcttacttttcattataagtttttttttttttttttttttttgagggaaatgataaaacatttcatttcaaaaaaagcAGGCCTAGGCCTTACAAACATAGAGCTATTTGCTCTAAAAAAACAACATCTGAAATACATCTGGGGGTCTCCTCCACCCATGCTTGGGTTGCTGAGATCTTTAAAGCTGACCGCGCCAGTTCGTGAGCAGCTACGTTTGCCTCCCTTCTTACATGTCTGATGCTCCATCTATTTAGCAAATTCAGAACCCCCTTAATGTCGTCAATAATCTGCCCATACCTGAGCCAGCTTGTTTGAGTGTCGCTAATCGCCTTTACCACAAGAAGTGAGTCCCCTTCAAGAATCACATCATTAACTCCTATCTCCCTGCAGAATTCCACTGCCCGAAGAGCAGCCACTGCTTCGGCAGAAGTTGGTTCGTGACTAGCCATTATGGGCTGGCTCAAAGCTGCAGTTGTATTTCCTGCTTCATCGCGTATGATTACTCCTACTCCCATTTTTTGCTCCCCTTGTGCAATAGCCACATCCCAATTTACCTTGAAAAACCCCCTAAGAGGTGCTTCCCATTTTTCTGGAATTTTCGTTACTTGGTCAGTAGGTTCCTGGTGTTTCTGATTTGCCATTCGATACTGTTGTAAATGCCCCAACGCCGATTTCGCTACTGCTCCAGGATGGGTGAAGGGCTTCCCATACACCACTTCATTTCGGCGTTTCCAGATGTATTTAGCAGTCAATGTAAACAGTTCAATGTCTTCCTTCTGTAACGTACCCATCAGGTTTTCCACCAATTCAAAAAAGTTGTCTCCCCCTGAGCAGCATTTCTGAAGCTTGCTTCCACTGACGCACCACACATCTTGAGAGGATGGGCAGTTCCAAAGAATATGGTGTGTGGTTTCCGCGGTGCTGCAACAAAAAATACAGGAGTCATCTTCTACCACTCTTCTCTTCTTGAGGTTGTCTTTCGTTGGAAGAATTTTGTTGCATGCCCTCCATAGAAACGTTTTTGCAGAGTGTGGTATTTTTAATCCCCATATCATTTTCCAGACAGCCTGAGTTCTCCCTCCCTGAGAGCATTCACCCTTCAAGCGtgctattctttctttttctagatGATAAGCGCTCCTCACCGAAAAATCTCCCGATTTTGTTGCTCGCCAAATGATCCTGTCAGAATTTTGATATCTGCTCAGCGGCAGGTTACAGATAGTATTTGCTTCCACTTCGTCAAAATTCTGGAAAATAAGCTGCCTATTCCATTGTACTGGATTTTCTTCCATAAGTTCGGCCACCAAGGTCTCCTCCCTGATAAATGAACTGCAAGTCTATGGCTTATATGTAAGCGGCAAAGGGATCCATTTATCACCTCGGACTCCCACGGAATTCCCATCACCTATACGCCAGAATAAGCCTTCTTCAAGTAATTCCCTACCTCCCAAAATGCTCCTCCAAGCGTATAAAGGCTTGTTGCCTAATTTTGCTGACAGAAAAACCCCCGAGGGAAAATACTTCTGTTTGATGATTCTTGCTGCCAGGCTATTAGGGTATTGAATAATTCGCCAGCCTTGTTTAGCAAGAAGGGCCTTATTGAAAGAGACAAGATCCCGAAAACCCAAGCCTCCCCGCATCTTTTGCACGTCCCAtcctttcccaactcatccattGGATCTTCTTGTCATTTTCCttatgaccccaccaaaatttttgcatCAGTTTGTTCAATTCCTTGCACAACTCTGATGGGAgcaaaaaaatgctcatgcTATAGGTTGGGATAGCCTGAACCACTACTTT from Corylus avellana chromosome ca1, CavTom2PMs-1.0 encodes the following:
- the LOC132179149 gene encoding probable serine/threonine-protein kinase At1g54610, with protein sequence MGCVFGREVSARPSSVEEERNEEVRAERAERAESEVAEAPNGGNRKENEEEERSVKSRRRSGRPRPNPRLSNPPKHLHGEQVAAGWPSWLSAVAGEAINGWTPRRADTFEKLDKIGQGTYSNVYKARDTLTGKIVALKKVRFDNLEPESVKFMAREILILRRLNNPNVVKLEGLVTSRMTCSLYLVFEYMEHDLAGLAASPGIKFTEAQVKCYMHQLLSGLEHCHKRNVLHRDIKGSNLLIDNEGVLKIADFGLASFFDPNHKQPMTSRVVTLWYRPPELLLGATDYGVGVDLWSAGCILAELLAGKPIMPGRTEVEQLHKIFKLCGSPSEEYWKKSKLPHATIFKPQQSYKRCIAETFKDFPPSSLPLIETLLAIDPAERQTATAALRSEFFTTKPYACEPSSLPKYPPSKEMDAKLRDEEARRLRAAGKANADGVKRSRQRDRAAVRAFPAPEANAELQANLDRRRLITHANAKSKSEKFPPPHQDGTLGYPLGSSHHIDPVFDPPDVPFSSTHFTYSKAPIQTWSGPLVDSAAGGAPRRKKHSAGDGHAHSKSSKKDSKR